A stretch of Lathyrus oleraceus cultivar Zhongwan6 chromosome 6, CAAS_Psat_ZW6_1.0, whole genome shotgun sequence DNA encodes these proteins:
- the LOC127092065 gene encoding pentatricopeptide repeat-containing protein At1g76280 — MHKHGLRASLALRSISTCKSKWHHYQYKPQIKFYRNHTTSTTGPGFMEPVAGSSMQLQIVKALRSGDRKKASHLLRDFGRRSHSLSVNDFVDIFKYCAQSPDPMFVMEIWRLMELKDININNTSSSLMTRALCKGAYMGEAFSIMDFLGENRRFYPGLPLYNSILSSCTKIQNLIQARKCLDLMEKQMIGKSEVTYTALLKLAVLQKNLPAVHIIWREYIKLYSMSIIALRKFIWSFTRLGDLKSANRRLQQLVALAMKGNISIGRTVYGKLYSTRLDIPVPANDGLGSTILDLRKSKQHDSCILSPSLFSPDTISASKEQKFICMDDEKAKNTEINGLNGQNHSLLMKVLRWSFNDIIHGCAKEKNYMLAWKLILQMQNLGLQPSSHTYDGIIRAVVSQRSFGDAMRMFKKMQQENLKLYDSTLATLSVSFSRELQLDLAESLLNQISDCLYPHPYNALLASCDALNQPERAVRVFAKMRKIKLLPDMRTYELLFSLFGIVNAPYEDSNMSSQVDAAKRINAIERDMANNGFLHSHRSLKVLLKSLGEEGMIRKLIQYLHVAENLFIYSNPSLGTDMYNIVLHYLVEAQESHMAIQIFKKMKLCGCHPDSTTYNIMIDCCSVIRSYRSASLLISAMIREGFCPVACTYTALIKILLEDENFNEALNVLERIKLDGIQFDVLLFNTFLRQACYKGRIDVIEFIVEFMHQEKVQPDPTTCDYVFSAYVNSSFHNTAIEALQVLSLRMMSEDGNILKERRSFVDEFILDEDLASESHIFKLFDDSEDEVAIGLLNLRWCAIIGFPICESADQSLWAKRLESRFLKRLASGSRRGEQL, encoded by the exons ATGCATAAGCATGGACTCAGAGCAAGTCTTGCTCTGCGTTCAATCTCCACTTGTAAATCAAAGTGGCATCATTACCAATAT AAACCTCAAATCAAGTTTTATAGAAACCACACCACCTCAACCACAG GTCCTGGATTTATGGAACCTGTGGCAGGATCGTCTATGCAACTGCAAATTGTCAAGGCACTCCGCTCCGGTGATAGAAAAAAGGCTTCCCACTTACTTCGAGATTTTGGTCGCAGAAGCCACTCATTATCCGTCAATGATTTTGTTGATATTTTTAAGTACTGTGCACAATCTCCTGATCCAATG TTTGTTATGGAGATCTGGAGATTAATGGAGTTAAAGGACATTAACATTAATAACACAAGCTCGTCTCTTATGACACGGGCCCTTTGTAAAGGGGCTTACATGGGAGAG GCCTTTAGTATCATGGATTTTCTTGGAGAAAATCGGCGTTTCTATCCAGGTCTTCCACTGTACAATAGTATTTTAAGCTCCTGCACAAAAATCCAGAATTTAATTCAAGCAAGAAAATGTTTGGACTTGATGGAAAAGCAAATGATAGGAAAGAGTGAAGTTACGTATACCGCACTTCTGAAG CTTGCAGTTTTACAGAAAAACTTGCCTGCGGTCCATATAATTTGGCGGGAGTATATTAAGCTTTATAGTATGAGTATCATTGCTCTGCGTAAATTCATCTGGTCATTTACAAGGTTGGGAGATCTAAAATCTGCCAATAGAAGACTACAACAGTTGGTGGCATTAGCCATGAAGGGAAACATTTCTATTGGTAGAACAGTTTATGGGAAGTTGTATTCTACTAGATTGGACATCCCTGTTCCTGCAAATGACGGGCTAGGCTCAACCATATTGGACCTGAGGAAGAGCAAACAACATGACTCTTGCATACTCTCTCCTAGTTTGTTTTCACCAGACACTATTTCTGCAAGTAAGGAGCAGAAATTTATTTGTATGGATGATGAAAAAGCTAAGAATACTGAAATAAATGGTCTGAATGGACAAAATCACTCACTGCTTATGAAGGTTCTTAGGTGGTCTTTTAATGATATAATACATGGGTGTGCAAAAGAAAAAAACTATATGCTTGCTTGGAAGCTTATATTACAG ATGCAAAATCTTGGTTTGCAGCCATCCAGCCATACATATGACGGCATTATTAGAGCAGTTGTTTCTCAAAGAAGTTTTGGGGATGCCATGAGAATG TTTAAAAAAATGCAGCAGGAGAATTTGAAGCTATACGATTCAACTCTAGCTACACTTTCAGTTTCTTTCAGCAGAGAACTACAGTTAGACTTAGCCGAGTCTTTGCTGAATCAGATTTCTGATTGCTTGTATCCACATCCTTATAATGCTTTGCTGGCATCATGTGATGCACTG AATCAACCTGAGCGGGCTGTGCGTGTGTTTGCAAAGATGAGGAAAATAAAACTTTTACCTGATATGAGAACATATGAGCTTCTGTTTTCATTATTTGGTATTGTTAATGCCCCATACGAAGACAGTAATATGTCGTCACAGGTGGATGCTGCCAAAAGAATAAATGCTATAGAAAGGGATATGGCAAATAACGGTTTTCTGCATAGTCATCGTTCATTGAAAGTTTTA TTGAAATCCCTTGGAGAAGAGGGGATGATAAGAAAGCTGATCCAATATTTGCATGTGGCAGAGAATCTTTTCATATATAGTAATCCTTCATTGGGAACAGATATGTACAACATAGTGTTGCATTATCTTGTTGAAGCCCAAGAA AGCCACATGGCAATTCAAATTTTCAAGAAGATGAAGTTGTGTGGCTGCCACCCTGATTCCACTACATACAATATAATGATTGACTGTTGTAGCGTCATAAGAAGTTATAGATCTGCTTCTTTGTTGATTTCAGCGATGATACGGGAAGGGTTTTGTCCAGTGGCTTGTACATATACTGCTCTCATTAAG ATTTTGTTGGAAGATGAGAATTTTAATGAAGCCCTGAATGTTCTGGAAAGAATCAAATTGGATGGCATCCAATTTGATGTACTGCTGTTTAACACGTTTCTCCGCCAAGCATGTTACAAG GGAAGGATCGATGTAATTGAGTTTATTGTGGAGTTTATGCACCAAGAAAAAGTTCAGCCTGATCCAACAACATGTGACTATGTCTTCTCTGCATATGTAAACTCAAGTTTTCACAATACAGCAATAGAAGCATTGCAGGTTTTAAGTTTGCGTATGATGTCTGAAGATGGCAACATACTCAAAGAGAGGAGAAGTTTTGTGGACGAATTCATTCTTGATGAGGATTTGGCTTCTGAGTCACACATATTTAAATTATTTGACGATTCTGAAGATGAAGTTGCAATAGGGTTGTTGAATTTAAGATGGTGTGCCATAATTGGGTTTCCAATATGCGAGTCAGCTGACCAGAGTCTATGGGCTAAAAGACTTGAGTCGCGATTCCTAAAGAGGCTAGCGTCTGGTTCCAGAAGAGGAGAGCAATTGTGA